GGAGGATCGAGACAGCAGGGAGGATCTTCTTACAAAGATGAAAAGCGGGGATCTGGTAGCAAAAGGgccagggctggcaggtgggGCCAGTGGGCCCTGAGGGCTGCCTTGGGGGCAGCGGTCCCCTTCGCCTTCCGAACTGCCTTCAGGATTACCTTGGGGCTCTGTGTGTAGAGAGGTAGGGGTCCCAGGCCTTAGCTGGGGAAGTCTCTCTGCAGGTTGCAATTGTCCACCTTCTCTGTCACACTCAGAACCTACATCTGAAGGTTGCTTTGCCATTTGGTCTTTTTTTCTGCaagtaaaatcaaaagaaaaactgttaTCTTAGGCAAAACAattacaaagaataaataaaattagctaCCTTTCACCCTGTCCTCTATTAAAAATTCTTAGAGGAGTTAATCtcaaatgctttaaaattaaGTTGCTACCTTGTATACTTCTCTGACAGGCTCCCAAATAAGAGTGAAAatgcagctaaaacaacaatgctATGATTATATCTGTTTTGGTCAGGAGTGGGTCTAAACTTCATACCgtcaaacaaaacacaacaatgtcaactgcttGTGGAACTGGtgcttttacacacacacacacacacacacacacacgtgcgtgcGCGCGAGCTGTAAGAGAAGCAGCTTGCTTGAAGTCTTTTCACATGTGTTCTTTGCTCAGAACCGACTAGAATAAGTCAAAAACTCCCAGCGGGCTCTGTTTTCCCGGGATCAGATACCGCGCTGGAGCACAGGAGCGGGGGCAGATGAAGCGATTGCAGGCGGCTGGCCGCGTTCCCCGCTCCGGCCCCATTGTTTGCCGAAAATGCTGAGGGCAGCAAGTCTGGAGAAGGTTTGGCAGCGGCCGTCAGTCGTAGTAAGTGCGTCACAATAGAGTTTGTAACTCAGAGCTCCGCTCAGCCTGGCTCAGGCGCTCTGCGCCCGTGCTCCCTCCCGCTCCGGGCCCGCGTGGAGCACCGAACCGGATGGAACTTCTCCAAGGTGCAAGCGTACTGTAGGTGAACACCTCCAAATGAAGGACCCCCGAGGCCATGCCCGGGCTCCTACTATAAGTTCACAACTAGTTATGCACTCTAGGCGACACCGGCGCTCGCCAACTTCACCCCTAAGACCCTCCCTTCAGAAGGCAAGCTCGCCGAAACTCACATCCGCTCCTTCCCCGCTGAGCGTGAAGTCCAGGCCCGGGTCCTGCGGCGTCCGGAACGCGACCGTCGCCGACCCGGCGGCCCCTGAACGTCTCCGCAAAGGTAACTCGGGAAACAAAGCCCAGGACTCGGGTTCAGAGTCCCCGGGTCAGCGCAGAGCACGCGCCTTCCCGCCCGACAGCCGTGCTCCGCCGGGCAGCCGAGGACTCCGCGCGCCGCGCTTCTGGCCCGCGCTAACCCGgccgtcgccgccgccgccgccgcagccgccgGGAACATCCTCCGCCTCCTCCCGCTCCTCCCCTAGCGCTCAACGCCCGCCGGCTGCACTGCAGACCTCCCCGCGCCGAGGGCGCCGGGTGCCCGCGCTCCCAATTGGCTCGAGCGCGGTCTCTCCAAGTCCCAGCCAATCCGCAGCGGTGGTGGGGGCGGCGCCTACGGGTCAGGTTGTCAAAAGCAAGGCGATTGTTGACAAACTCGCCTAGAGCGCTTCTCTGGCTACCCAGGCGGCGGCGGCAACCACCGCAGAGGCTTTGGGGGCCGGGCTACCAGGCTATTTCGCCCCGTCCCTGTGCTCCATCGGGACCCCGCGCAAGCCTCAGCAGCTCCCGCTGGGCCGGGCAGCCAGTCACCTGGAGACAAAGCAGGATCTGCACTTTCCCCGGACCGGCAGGCTGGTCTTCTGTCTGGCCAACAGGAATGCGACCCCAACGGCCGTCCCGGGCCCAGCTGCAGCATTTATCCTTCTCCAAcaacttcctccctctttctccccgTGCGCTGCCAACGCGCACCAAATCTATGCAGCCAATCCCGGGCACGGACTCGCACATCGCTACCACAGCAGACTCCGAACAATTCCACACCCCTAGCCTCGGTATCTGTCCGTCACCAGCGCCAACCCTGGGGTAACAGGTCCCAGGGGGCACAGCGCCGCCAGCCAATACTGCAAATGGGGCCCAGTGCTCTCGAGCACGTTCAAGCCATTAAGACAGCCCGGCTTCACCGACCGAGCTGCTGGCCACAGCTCGTTCCCTGCATGATCCCGGCGGTCAGGAGAGGACCTAGGTCTCTCGCTGTCTGTGGACTGTGTAGCTGGCAATGTCTGCAGAAAGCCCGCAGACCAAGCAGAGCTCCCAGTCACGTCCGAGAGCGCGAATGCACCAGCGGCTCCGAAACCTCGGCCTAAATGagtaaaatgaaaagcccagtcTCGTGAGTTAAACCACCACTGCAGTTCCTCAAACCCTGCGCAACAAGCCCGTGCACCCAAGGAGAGCCCAGACACGAAAACCACTCGCACCGCGCGGCCGCTGCTCCGGGTAGCTGGGGTAGGCGACGCGACTTCCAGGCTGGGCGGTGAGCCCTGTACCGTGGACTGCTGCCGGAGCCGAAAGTACGCGCTGCCTCTTCCAGCTCGACCCGCGACCACCACGCCCGCGCGCTGCATCCCGGCCCAAGCGTCATTTAGGCCAAGAGCCGTCACGACCCTTCCGCAAAGTTGACCTCCCCGGGAGGCAACCTGACCAACTCGGATCGCCACCTCCCGCCCAGCGGCAAGCGGGACCAATACGATGGTCTCCGCTCGCACGTGCGCGGGAAGCGGGCAGTAGGTGGAGCCTTTCGCGCTCCGGTGCCTATTTCCATCCGTCCCTGGCCCGCTCCCCGGTATTCGGAGGTATTTACCTTGCGTTTCTCAGTCCGAGAATCAGAGTCAGACATTGGGGGCACGAGGGCCAGGGGAAGGGCGCCGAGGCGGTGGAGGCGGGAGCGAGGCGAACCCAACAGCTCGAGACGGTGCTGATTGCTGTGTAGCAGGGCTCGTAAGGTGCTGCAAGAATGCGGCGGTGGCCCGGCGTTAGGACAAGCTTGGATCCCGGAGGCTGCGCGGAACGAAGTGAAACCTGCGCGGCACTAgagccttgctcaggctggcggCCCCGCACCAGTGCCCAATCACAACGGGCCCCGCCCATAACAGGTCCCGCCCCGGCGCGCGGGCCGGCAAGCCCCGCCCCCGCGGCGCCGCGGCCGCTGGAGCCTGCAGGCTCAGACAGGTAAAGGCGCTGGGGCTGGCTAGGCTTTCAGCCGCGCGCGCCTGCGGATCCTGGCGTGTTTACCCTGCAAGTGACTCCGCCTGCGGACGGCTGTGTGCCTGCCCATCCCCCACCCCGAAGTGTACCCTCGTCTCTCCCAGCCCGGTGGCGACCGCTGCCTGTGCGAACAGAGAGGGCGCTCGGGACACATTCTAAGGCCGACCGGCCGCGGTGGCGGTGGAGAGCCTCTGGAGGCGCCCCGGCGTCCTTACTGCGCTTGGAGGGAGACTCTCACCAGTCCAGCCTAGGCAGGAGCGGGGACCGGGCTGGCCCACGAGAAGGCGCAGGTGTGAGGTCTTTGAGCTCTCCTCCCTCCGAGGGTTGGTGGCTCCGGACTCTTGGGCACCCTCTTCTGCCACCTCCTCCGGGGCTTTCCATTTTTTATCTCGCCCCAGTCGGCCTGAGACACAGAGCCGGTGACGGGAGGCGGGGGTGTCGAGAAAAGAGCAGTGAGCTATCCCGGGTGAGGGGCGGGATGCGGGTGGATGTAGAGCAGGTAaaatagggaaataaaaaaagaactaaaaaaaaactcctttcagaaaaaaaaaaaacaaggctgtgCCTAGGCTCAGTTGGGACCCTCGAGATTTGCTGGGCTCGCTGAGGCTAGTGAAGGCGGAGCCGCTGAGTTCGGGCTgccgggtgggggtggggggcgcgaTACCTGCCCCCTCTGCACTGGCGACCTCATCTCTTACCACCAAGAGTACAATCCACGTCCCACTCCAGTCCACTTCGGAGCTGCACCCCTCTACCCGACCTCCCTACGTTGGCCAGCGGCCTCCACCTCTCCTGCACGCTGCCTCTGCACTTTCATGTCCCAGCCCCGGACTTGAGCACGACCGCAGCGGGGGTGTAGGAGATTGGGGCAGGGAAATGTAACATCCTGCAGGGGAGATCAAGCTAGATGGATTAGGGAAACTCAATTTAGACCGCACCCTGGCCGGCCGttgaagagaaggaaggggattcGGCGTGGAGGAGCAAGTGAACAGACGTCCCGTGGTTGGGCCCCCGGGTCAGTCTTTATGTTCATAAGCAGATCTATAGCGTCAGCATGACACAGGCCCAGGTAAAAGTCTTCTCAGGGCATTCTCAGATGAGTCCTGAACAAGGGTAAAGAAGGCCGCGGGTTCCCGGGGCTGGACTACGCGCGTGGAGCCCCACCCAGGTATTTCGCTGCAAGAGGGAAAGGGCCTCGGCGGGAACGCAGCGAAGTAGATTCGGAGGCCGGAGGTCTGGCCTGACGGCGGCTCGGAGCTCCAGCTCCAGACCTTCGGTGGCGGCCGCGGGCGGACTGTACTCCTTGGCTGCCCTGAGTCGCGTCGCGGAAAAGGAGCGCGACCTGCTGCGCTCGCTGGCTGAGAGCCCCAAGAAGCCCACCGCGCGCGCGAGTGCTCCTCTGGGGCTGACAACGCAAATAGGGACCGGAAAAAGACCGCGTAGAAGAAAGCCCTGTTGTTTGTTCCTGTGCAGCCCCGCCGCCCCCGCGTCGCTCGCTCCCACGACCctgtaagctttttaaaaaacaaaggcgtCGGGGAAAAGCAATTGGCTAAACGCTCAGATTTGGGGTGCAAAAAGGAAGCCAGCTCTAAAGAGGTAGTTCTTGTGTCCCCCGCGACCCAGGCTGTGCTAAGGAGGTTCGACCAGGCAAGGGATGACCGCGAGCCCTTGCGACCTCCTGCGGCGGCCCCTGGTCGGAGCCCAGAACTGGGCGGGAGAGCAGAGAAGGCTTTAGATCACCGATCCTGGACGCCGCCCTCGCTAACGCGGGCAGCTTGGTGGCCCTTCCTACTTCTGCCAAGAAACGTGGAAAGGAAAGagtaataaatttccctttcctttttctttttctaaaaaaaaaaaatcatgttatggGGATCTGGGAAGTGGCAAATGGGTCCCTTATCTCGGACCGCAGGTGTCGCCGCGTGGTCTCTCCTATTTCAGAAACCAACTTCCTCCAGGGTAATGGCCAGGTCTGCTTCCCCGTCCTTTTCTCAAGCAGCGGGATCACCTTCCACATCGATTAATTTATTAAAGTTTATATCAATGCACTTCTAAAGACAGATTACAGCTTTATATGGTAAAAATGTTTTCCCGCGTGTTGTCTTGCGGCCCGGAAACCGCcggtctggggtgggggtggaggaacaAGCTCTAGTTCTTTGCCTAGAGCAAAACTCCAGGCTCCCACTCCTATCTTCCCGTCGATGCATTTCCTGCGAGACTCAAGAAGGTCTCATTCACTGGAAAAGCATCACTTGCTGAAATCAATCTTCCCCCCCTCTCTCGGAGATAATGGAGCTTTCTTTTGTttgagaatgacttttttttttttttcacccagcACCACAGGTTTTCGAAATCACCGGGAGGAGTAGGGGGATCTGAGCCACCGCTGACCGCAGGACACCGTTGGCGGGACCCGGCTGTGGGGCAATCTCCTCCGGTTGGATGGAAGTCCATCCTGATTGTCTAGGGGGTTCAGGTGCTAAGTTAAGAGAGATCGTGGCCAGGGCAAGTGAAGTTGCTGGGATAGGATAATTGTCAAGTTACCTCCTGGCTCCCTTTCCCAACAGTTTGCAGCGCGCCTCAGGAGACCTCCGCTCAGCGACCAAAATCCCCAAGGGCAGGAGCCCAGCGCGCGCCAGCCCAGCCTCAGTGGGGACATCACTGCGGCGAGCCTCAGGGCAGCCGTGCGCGGGCCCCTGCACTTCCCGCCACACCCTTTATAACTTGGCTTCCAGCTCCGGCCTCTGGGAGCGCGCCCGGTCCCGGGCCAGCGGCTGCAGCGGCGAAGGGTAGAAGGCCCAGGCGGCCCGCGCGTTGGGGATTCCTGCGATTGGTGCGTGGAGGTTGGTGTGTGGAATGTTAAAGGCAGAGATCACCCTCAGGGCATCATCTTTCACCAAGTCGCACAAATCCAGCAACTGCAAAACACGACACAAGGGGACAGGTCAGAAGTTCGCACTCTCACAACTATCCAGTGCCAGTGACTTTTCGCTCACCCCCAGGCACCTGCATTCCCAGCAGCCATGAAAAGGAGTTTTCCTTGGGATTCTAGGAGACCCCGGAGTATAGAAGCCCTTGGTCATGAATAACCCTCAGTAGCCTTTTTTTATCTCAGAAATTCCTAGCTTAGATACCTAGTCCAGGGGAAACTCAGACTCTTCCCGCAAGGGGATGGGAATTTAGCTGGGAACTCGAGACCAAGGTCTGAGAATTTAAcgttcctctcttctcccctttcctctcttcccctttcctcctccttccacaCCCCACcgctcctttcttttctttcggTCGCGTCCCCTCCTTTCCATCTCTGGAGTGCCTGGGGTGCCACCCTCTGGTGCTCAGAGGCAACTGACTAGAAAGAGCCTCAGCACAGGTGAACCAGGGGAGACCTGCTCAAGTCTCCGCAGACCCTGGCAGGCCACAGGCCAAGGTTCTTGAAACTTGGCAAGGCCGGATGATCAAGACTACGCGGCTTTGGTCACCTTCCACCTGGCTGCTGCAGAAAACCGACCTGTTACGCAAACACCAAGGAACCCCCTCCCCCATGCCCTCGGTTGTTCTGGCCGCCATTGGAAGGCATGGATAAGACATTTGCAGCagagcggcgcctatggctcagttggtagggcgccggccccatatatcgagggtggcgggttcaaacccggccccggctgaactgcaaccaaaaaatagccgggcgttgtggcgggcacctgtagtcccagctgctcgggaggctgaggcaagagaatcgcttaagcccaggagttggaggttgctgtgagctgtatgatgccatggcactctaccaagggccaagaggtgaaactctgtctctacaaaaaaaaaaaaatgcaggctaGTGTTCTGAAGAAGCTGCACGGGgtgtacttttatttcattttccatggtagtgtatttttttttaattctgagggGGAAAAAAGTCCAGAGAAACAATAATAGACTGTTTTTCTAAAACTAAACAAGGGCAGAGGGActgcttcctttccttccttctaacTGGCTACACACTGTATTCCTCTATTTTTTCAGTTCTCAGCCCttcataaatttcttttgctCCCCAAATCATTGCAAACCACCAGATTATcatggtgttttgtttgtttgtttttgcagtttttggccggggctgggtttgaacggcCACCtccatccagcatatggggcctgcgctttactcctttgagccacaggcgctgcccatcatggtttatttatttatttatttttgtagagacagagtttcactttattgccctcggaagagtgccgtggcgtcacacagctcacagcaacctccaactcctgggcttaggcaattctcctgcctcagcctcccgagcagctgggactacaggcgcccgccacaacgcccggctattttttggttgcagtttggccggggttgggtttgaacccgccaccctcggtatatggagccggcgccctactcactgagccacaggcgcaaatACATCACTTATACCAACCCTCCCTTTTCCCTCATGTGATGGTCGTCACAAAGGTGCACTGATAAGACCAGTTTCCTTTGCAGATGTCCAAAATGCCATTTTAGGTGTTCAGAGTCAATGGGAGGAGGTCCCCAAAGTGGGATGGGGGAGTGGGGAGTAGAGATAGAGTTGGAGAAAATCATGAACTGTGATAGCCTAACAATATATCTTGTGCTCTATTACATTAGTAATCTCTAATGAAACACTTCATTCTTCACACACTGTGGTTAAGCATCATCAAATCAGTACTGAAAATACTTTGATCATAGTTGCAAGATACACTAAAATGAACTTTCACTGACCAAGATTTCAACATTTGTAACTAATACTCAACACATCCCTGATTAATCTGTCAACTCTTAATGTCCTTAACCACACAGTTCAAAACCATGAGTTGTGTATACAGCTCCGAATCTTTCCACATATTACCATATAATTATTCAAGataatttttcctttggttttgcATTATGAAACTGAACCAACCATATATTCACCAGTAGGGGAAATTCAATGCTTTGAATGAGTGTTGTGTAAAAGAGAGTATGGGTTTCAGTTGCCTCATGCCAAATACAGAATTAGGGCAGGAGGTAGAAATTACAGGAGGCagatttctattcaacataatgaaaacttctaaaaaataaaaataaggaaccCAACAGCTGATGAAAAGGAGAGTTTCTTTGCTCATAAATATTCAGAGTGTCTCCTCCAATGACACTCTAATAAATCAgcagttctccacctgtgggtcacaacccacaggacctgtattaaaggatgcggcattaggaagtttgagaaccactgctccaagtCTAAACTTCGAGGGTTGTCC
The sequence above is a segment of the Nycticebus coucang isolate mNycCou1 chromosome 4, mNycCou1.pri, whole genome shotgun sequence genome. Coding sequences within it:
- the BCL2L11 gene encoding bcl-2-like protein 11 isoform X1 produces the protein MFPAAAAAAAATAGLARARSAARGVLGCPAEHGCRAGRRVLCADPGTLNPSPGLCFPSYLCGDVQGPPGRRRSRSGRRRTRAWTSRSAGKERIKKDQMAKQPSDVGSECDREGGQLQPAERLPQLRPGTPTSLHTEPQGNPEGSSEGEGDRCPQGSPQGPLAPPASPGPFATRSPLFIFVRRSSLLSRSSSGYFSFDTDRSPAPMSCDKSTQTPSPPCQAFNHYLSAMGKQYPASMRQSQADPADLRPEMWIAQELRRIGDEFNAYYPTRVFFHNYQAAEDHPQMVILRLLRYIVRLVWRLH
- the BCL2L11 gene encoding bcl-2-like protein 11 isoform X2 — translated: MFPAAAAAAAATAGLARARSAARGVLGCPAEHGCRAGRRVLCADPGTLNPSPGLCFPSYLCGDVQGPPGRRRSRSGRRRTRAWTSRSAGKERIKKDQMAKQPSDVGSECDREGGQLQPAERLPQLRPGTPTSLHTEPQGNPEGSSEGEGDRCPQGSPQGPLAPPASPGPFATRSPLFIFVRRSSLLSRSSSGYFSFDTDRSPAPMSCDKSTQTPSPPCQAFNHYLSAMASMRQSQADPADLRPEMWIAQELRRIGDEFNAYYPTRVFFHNYQAAEDHPQMVILRLLRYIVRLVWRLH
- the BCL2L11 gene encoding bcl-2-like protein 11 isoform X4 codes for the protein MFPAAAAAAAATAGLARARSAARGVLGCPAEHGCRAGRRVLCADPGTLNPSPGLCFPSYLCGDVQGPPGRRRSRSGRRRTRAWTSRSAGKERIKKDQMAKQPSDVGSECDREGGQLQPAERLPQLRPGTPTSLHTEPQDRSPAPMSCDKSTQTPSPPCQAFNHYLSAMASMRQSQADPADLRPEMWIAQELRRIGDEFNAYYPTRVFFHNYQAAEDHPQMVILRLLRYIVRLVWRLH
- the BCL2L11 gene encoding bcl-2-like protein 11 isoform X5, translated to MFPAAAAAAAATAGLARARSAARGVLGCPAEHGCRAGRRVLCADPGTLNPSPGLCFPSYLCGDVQGPPGRRRSRSGRRRTRAWTSRSAGKERIKKDQMAKQPSDVGSECDREGGQLQPAERLPQLRPGTPTSLHTEPQASMRQSQADPADLRPEMWIAQELRRIGDEFNAYYPTRVFFHNYQAAEDHPQMVILRLLRYIVRLVWRLH
- the BCL2L11 gene encoding bcl-2-like protein 11 isoform X3 codes for the protein MFPAAAAAAAATAGLARARSAARGVLGCPAEHGCRAGRRVLCADPGTLNPSPGLCFPSYLCGDVQGPPGRRRSRSGRRRTRAWTSRSAGKERIKKDQMAKQPSDVGSECDREGGQLQPAERLPQLRPGTPTSLHTEPQDRSPAPMSCDKSTQTPSPPCQAFNHYLSAMGKQYPASMRQSQADPADLRPEMWIAQELRRIGDEFNAYYPTRVFFHNYQAAEDHPQMVILRLLRYIVRLVWRLH